A genomic segment from Desulfurella amilsii encodes:
- a CDS encoding UvrD-helicase domain-containing protein gives MNTQNPSSNDILTPLKKSDFPHIQIVQASAGSGKTYTLTQRVVQFLLSQSILNNEINNIMAITFTKNATNDIKNKVLEWVKKIYLDQLSKEEKKQIIQLIGTDNKDLTSLASKSIEEILNNYSDLVLTIDSFITKIIRSSAIELGLNPDFEVDVSSNSIIDYAFDEFLESVSDSDLRKFLIFLNEYSNQNIDFQVVKSIKKKLNYLLDQESSHKSFFIFDEQIINKLKLELEPILDEMLNLLEQYSAQKIRGNTGPAKISSLKNALKEKNVLSVLANKIKFPYKDKLAELQWKGCFEEINSKLYTIARTKNFPYLKLFVEFKKHIVKTYNILGKTFLPDVNKRIVNLLEKGYVPTIYFTLGSYIYHYLIDEFQDTSKMQWEILKPLIEESLSKGGSLFIVGDLKQSIYGFRKADFEIMKNLIEHTEKIFPQSRCISRSLNYNYRSFEHIVNYSKKVFKEYLKDIINETNDPTHYLDFEAIPLNEHLSKGYVKTQLFNFENDEGINCIKESLLKTIDDLLKNGYKLEQIAILAHTNEEINTISGWLLEKNYTVLSQSASDIRQRKIINEIMQLLKFFNNPLDNLSLAAFLLGDVFNFFLKRDKIINFLLENRSNKILYINFKNTFKDTWDTFFKDTFNSIDHIPVYELLLNIIKRFKIDENFQQESHYLSFLLDKILELEQSGINDMGSFIEYFENNAQGESNLFSCEFSKAQEGIQLLTIHKSKGLQFDVVINILNADKNYALNPNKKSGKQNEFVFENENENSLDYLFIKKDFLANDTLNSVYSNALLKGNIENFNILYVALTRAKMQMYNFIYYKQTDKPQCPIIEEEVGTKLSSFSKELTADANRNFVRFSVSYNKLLTQSPAWTIKRIKDSKKGEIYHKLLAHLKYEEDFLKLDELVLKYTKFIESDADRIKQQILHILNVDELKKLFDKSNKVFTEKTFIDKNGKIFRMDRVVIDSNGYITVLDYKTGNFTAQEIAEYKSQVLNYINILKDFFDSDNVFGIIYNINTKGVIKVEQGLFD, from the coding sequence ATGAATACACAAAATCCAAGCTCAAATGACATACTGACGCCTCTTAAAAAATCTGATTTTCCACATATACAAATTGTACAGGCAAGCGCAGGCTCTGGCAAGACCTACACATTAACACAAAGGGTTGTGCAGTTTTTACTGTCACAGTCCATATTAAACAACGAAATAAACAATATAATGGCCATAACGTTTACAAAAAACGCAACAAACGATATTAAAAATAAAGTTTTAGAGTGGGTAAAGAAAATTTATCTAGACCAACTTAGCAAAGAAGAAAAAAAGCAAATAATACAACTAATAGGTACTGACAATAAAGATTTGACAAGTTTAGCATCTAAAAGCATTGAAGAAATCTTAAACAACTATAGTGATCTTGTGTTAACAATAGATAGCTTTATCACAAAAATAATCCGCTCAAGTGCCATTGAGTTAGGTTTAAACCCGGATTTCGAAGTAGATGTTAGTTCTAATAGTATAATTGACTATGCATTTGATGAGTTTTTAGAAAGCGTATCTGACTCGGATTTGCGTAAATTTTTAATTTTTTTAAATGAATATTCAAATCAAAATATAGATTTTCAGGTTGTTAAATCAATCAAAAAAAAACTAAACTACCTGCTTGATCAAGAGTCTTCGCATAAAAGTTTCTTTATCTTTGATGAACAAATTATTAATAAGCTTAAGCTAGAGTTAGAGCCTATACTTGATGAAATGCTTAATTTATTGGAGCAATACTCTGCTCAAAAAATTCGAGGCAATACAGGACCTGCTAAAATTAGCAGCTTAAAAAATGCTTTAAAAGAAAAAAATGTACTAAGTGTTTTAGCAAATAAAATAAAATTTCCATATAAAGATAAACTTGCAGAACTACAATGGAAAGGATGCTTTGAAGAAATAAACTCAAAGCTTTATACAATTGCAAGGACAAAAAATTTTCCCTATTTAAAGCTATTTGTGGAGTTTAAAAAACACATTGTTAAAACATACAATATTTTGGGTAAAACATTCTTGCCAGACGTAAACAAGCGCATTGTTAATTTGCTAGAAAAAGGCTATGTGCCAACAATTTACTTTACGTTAGGCAGCTACATTTACCATTATTTAATAGATGAGTTTCAAGATACATCAAAGATGCAATGGGAAATATTAAAACCTTTAATAGAAGAATCTCTTTCAAAAGGTGGGTCGTTATTTATAGTAGGAGATTTAAAGCAATCAATTTATGGTTTTCGAAAAGCAGATTTTGAGATTATGAAAAATTTGATAGAACACACAGAAAAAATTTTTCCACAAAGTAGATGTATCAGCAGATCGCTTAACTATAATTATCGCTCTTTTGAGCATATTGTAAACTACTCCAAAAAGGTTTTTAAAGAATACTTAAAAGACATAATAAATGAAACCAATGATCCAACGCATTATTTAGATTTTGAGGCAATTCCGCTTAACGAGCATTTATCTAAAGGTTATGTAAAAACTCAGCTGTTTAATTTTGAAAACGACGAGGGCATTAATTGTATAAAAGAAAGCTTGCTTAAAACAATTGATGATTTGCTAAAAAATGGCTACAAACTTGAGCAAATTGCAATCCTGGCTCATACAAATGAAGAAATCAACACCATAAGTGGCTGGCTTTTGGAAAAAAACTACACTGTGCTGTCTCAAAGTGCAAGCGATATAAGGCAGAGAAAAATCATAAATGAGATAATGCAGCTTCTAAAATTTTTTAATAATCCACTTGACAACTTAAGTCTTGCTGCATTTTTATTAGGCGATGTGTTTAACTTTTTTTTAAAAAGGGATAAAATAATAAATTTTTTATTAGAAAACCGCTCAAATAAAATATTGTACATAAACTTTAAAAACACATTCAAAGATACATGGGATACATTTTTTAAAGATACCTTTAATTCTATTGACCATATACCTGTTTATGAGCTTTTGTTAAATATAATAAAAAGGTTTAAAATAGATGAGAATTTTCAGCAAGAAAGCCATTATTTAAGTTTTTTACTTGATAAGATACTGGAGTTAGAACAAAGTGGTATAAACGATATGGGTTCGTTTATTGAGTATTTTGAAAACAACGCTCAAGGTGAGTCTAACTTATTTTCTTGCGAGTTTTCAAAAGCACAAGAGGGTATACAGTTGCTTACAATACATAAGTCTAAAGGCCTGCAGTTTGATGTAGTGATAAATATATTAAATGCAGATAAAAACTACGCACTAAACCCAAATAAAAAATCAGGCAAACAAAACGAATTTGTCTTTGAAAATGAAAATGAAAATTCACTTGATTATTTATTTATAAAAAAAGATTTTTTAGCAAATGACACTTTGAATAGTGTATACAGTAATGCACTTTTAAAGGGCAACATAGAAAACTTTAATATTCTCTACGTTGCACTAACAAGGGCAAAAATGCAAATGTATAATTTTATATACTACAAGCAAACAGATAAACCACAATGCCCAATAATAGAAGAAGAAGTTGGCACAAAGCTTTCATCATTTAGTAAAGAATTAACTGCAGACGCAAATAGAAACTTCGTGCGATTTAGCGTAAGCTATAACAAACTCCTAACCCAATCTCCCGCCTGGACAATAAAGCGGATAAAAGATTCAAAGAAAGGAGAGATTTATCATAAACTACTTGCCCATTTAAAATATGAAGAGGATTTTTTAAAGCTTGATGAGTTGGTTTTAAAATATACAAAGTTTATAGAATCAGATGCAGATAGGATAAAGCAGCAAATATTGCATATTTTAAATGTAGATGAGTTAAAAAAGCTCTTTGATAAAAGCAATAAGGTATTTACCGAAAAAACTTTTATAGATAAAAATGGCAAAATCTTTAGAATGGATAGAGTTGTAATTGATTCTAATGGATATATAACGGTTTTGGACTACAAAACAGGTAACTTTACTGCGCAAGAAATTGCTGAGTATAAATCACAGGTTCTAAATTATATCAATATACTAAAAGATTTTTTTGATAGCGATAACGTATTTGGCATTATATACAATATTAATACAAAAGGGGTTATAAAAGTTGAGCAAGGCTTATTTGATTGA
- a CDS encoding methyltransferase domain-containing protein, which yields MTLSKNYIKRSFDLAAKTYSSFSELQNEIAKNLACIIEEKFFENVLEIGVGDGKLANLINFWYKNYIGIDLSPNMANFFKKNHPHKYCIVADAEKLPFRSNTFNLIISSSVFQWLTNPKESILKLTSLLKSNGNMFFSVFSKGTFWQMQEVSKITGFGSVLELKDKNFYESLGFDCKNKQYTIYYKSVKDFLHSHKKSGARYTNHTTLCAKSKFFEFCSTYEKLFSTKKGIEVTYIITFCKNH from the coding sequence ATGACATTATCAAAAAACTACATAAAGCGCTCGTTTGATTTGGCTGCTAAAACATACTCAAGCTTTAGCGAGCTTCAAAATGAGATAGCAAAAAATCTTGCCTGCATAATAGAAGAAAAATTTTTTGAAAATGTCCTTGAAATTGGTGTGGGAGATGGAAAATTAGCTAATCTAATTAATTTTTGGTATAAAAATTACATTGGGATTGATTTGTCGCCAAATATGGCTAACTTCTTTAAAAAAAATCATCCCCATAAATACTGCATTGTGGCTGATGCAGAAAAGTTACCCTTTAGGTCAAACACTTTTAATTTAATAATAAGTTCATCTGTTTTCCAGTGGCTTACAAATCCTAAAGAGTCTATACTAAAACTTACAAGCTTGCTTAAAAGTAATGGTAATATGTTTTTTAGTGTTTTTTCAAAAGGCACATTCTGGCAAATGCAGGAGGTCTCTAAAATAACTGGCTTTGGCAGCGTATTAGAGTTAAAAGACAAAAATTTCTACGAAAGTTTAGGTTTTGATTGTAAAAACAAACAATACACGATCTACTATAAAAGCGTCAAAGATTTTTTGCACTCTCATAAAAAAAGCGGCGCAAGATACACAAATCACACTACATTGTGTGCAAAATCAAAATTCTTTGAGTTTTGCTCAACGTATGAAAAACTTTTTAGCACAAAAAAAGGTATAGAAGTAACCTATATTATAACTTTTTGCAAAAATCACTAA
- the lptE gene encoding LPS assembly lipoprotein LptE has protein sequence MKLRFGFVFIILFFFLNSCGYQLSANHIYLPDHISAVYVENPKNSTYEPNISIYLKNAIINDLRLEPNLRIVSNKSDAQAFIKTDIVSFSALPASYNASGFASMYSCSIIIKLSLIAKDGKKLISEKTLTSSTNYSTPSNTNINNINSIESAKLEATKATISDLASLIREELFMSSGF, from the coding sequence ATGAAGCTACGCTTTGGATTTGTTTTTATTATATTGTTTTTCTTTCTTAATTCTTGCGGTTACCAATTAAGCGCAAATCACATTTATTTACCAGACCATATTAGCGCAGTTTATGTAGAAAACCCAAAAAACTCTACCTATGAGCCAAATATAAGCATTTACCTAAAAAATGCTATTATAAATGATTTAAGATTAGAACCAAATTTAAGGATTGTATCAAATAAATCCGATGCTCAGGCATTTATTAAAACGGATATTGTATCTTTCTCAGCGCTACCAGCCTCTTATAATGCAAGTGGCTTTGCATCAATGTATAGTTGCAGCATCATAATAAAATTATCATTAATAGCGAAAGATGGCAAAAAACTCATATCAGAAAAAACTTTGACAAGTTCTACTAATTATAGCACACCTTCAAATACAAATATAAATAATATAAATTCAATAGAATCAGCAAAATTAGAAGCAACAAAAGCAACAATATCCGATTTAGCCTCATTAATTAGAGAAGAACTGTTTATGTCGTCTGGGTTTTAG
- a CDS encoding PD-(D/E)XK nuclease family protein: MSKAYLIDNSSNLIEFISRLIVNEDLENTTVIFPNRRPVIYLSKAIASKKNKATGFMELFSIDDFVDRIYEEFSNVVYPQISTLEAVFYLFEINKRVSFVNTNNIDYFWPWGYKMYSDFEELYLEQVNVSSIDYLIQNNLPNDLKNFSNRVSRFSNIYSAFYEKLDANGFCTRSVKYKKASVFSKSYTEENIKNIIFAGFYDLTKTEQELFKNLIDSANGIFISKNGLKINNLLPKLNIQKVINDQTQQNKTGYHFIKAPYLHNEIFKLKELKKEFNGFKEGDLIVLSNESYLFPIIHNCLDPKLDTFNISIGYPLSRTPIVSLFDALLNLHKKSDNTIYISDYLKVILHPYVKSLRLGNIDFVVKIYAYCAKSYFLGQGKSFVEPKELETEQLILNAISKLQQQGFDVSYNELLDFVKLLDSYVIDNFLNIKNIGDFLDKVVTLIDFLQNNSNASFHAIESKYIESVLESLDELSSLSIKKYKLDSSVSYFNLLKNFIKTKNVAFPSNPTQGFQVLGSLETRNLTFDRVFYLGANEGIIPTIPKQDTILTDDIRKILGLSTSKDRLDMQRYSFFNLVNSADEVFFFYETAQDKSKSRFLEAIFWEIQKQEKSLEVPKEDDALLDVTFSQSKPLKIENSQKARQILNSDDFYFSASAIDTFLNCKAKFYFSYILRLSEVSFEEDLDAMAIGTLSHKILYNYFKDYEGKAYAPNSLVSELEKIYMLVDNEILSPSKSIWLQKEQVKYAIKRFFRHNFKDIDQRLVQHLEFPLKMDIEVNGKVYHIKGRLDKIDSENGTTIIVDYKTGILKEPNIDFVPSMDNKSQWLSKIKSFQLPIYALLVNDILNAKDIKFEFWSLKDSQIKRFKVNSELLEAYKDTLRFIINEIVSCEFFECTDEDIENKCVNCPYKVICSRHFVTKKW; encoded by the coding sequence TTGAGCAAGGCTTATTTGATTGACAACTCAAGCAATTTAATAGAATTTATCTCACGTCTAATTGTAAACGAAGACTTAGAAAATACAACGGTGATTTTTCCAAACAGAAGGCCCGTTATTTATTTATCAAAAGCCATTGCAAGCAAAAAAAACAAAGCCACAGGGTTTATGGAGCTATTTTCAATTGATGATTTCGTGGATAGGATATATGAGGAATTTAGCAACGTAGTTTACCCACAAATTTCTACACTTGAAGCTGTGTTTTACCTTTTTGAGATAAATAAAAGGGTTTCTTTTGTAAATACCAATAATATTGATTACTTTTGGCCTTGGGGCTATAAAATGTACTCTGATTTTGAAGAGTTGTACTTAGAACAGGTTAATGTATCAAGCATTGATTATTTAATACAAAACAACCTACCGAATGATTTAAAAAATTTTTCCAATAGAGTTTCAAGGTTTTCTAACATATATAGCGCTTTTTATGAAAAATTAGATGCAAATGGTTTTTGCACGCGATCTGTAAAGTACAAGAAAGCCTCTGTATTTTCAAAGAGTTACACAGAAGAAAATATAAAAAATATTATATTTGCCGGGTTTTACGATCTAACAAAAACCGAGCAAGAGCTTTTTAAAAATCTGATAGATTCTGCCAATGGTATTTTTATTTCAAAAAATGGTCTAAAGATAAATAATTTACTACCAAAACTTAATATACAAAAGGTTATAAACGATCAAACACAACAAAATAAAACCGGTTATCATTTTATTAAAGCACCTTATTTGCACAACGAAATATTTAAGCTAAAAGAGCTAAAAAAAGAGTTTAACGGTTTCAAAGAGGGCGACTTAATCGTACTTTCAAATGAAAGTTACCTTTTCCCCATAATACACAATTGTTTGGACCCAAAACTAGACACTTTTAACATTTCAATCGGATATCCTTTATCAAGAACGCCCATTGTATCCCTATTTGATGCCCTTTTAAATCTTCACAAAAAATCAGACAACACTATTTACATAAGCGATTATTTAAAAGTAATCTTACACCCGTATGTAAAAAGTCTAAGACTTGGCAATATTGATTTTGTGGTTAAAATTTATGCTTATTGTGCCAAAAGTTATTTCTTGGGCCAAGGCAAATCGTTTGTTGAACCCAAAGAATTAGAAACCGAACAATTGATTTTAAATGCTATAAGCAAACTTCAACAGCAAGGCTTTGATGTTTCTTATAATGAGTTACTGGATTTTGTAAAGCTTTTAGATTCATATGTTATTGATAATTTTTTAAATATAAAAAATATTGGTGATTTTTTAGATAAAGTAGTAACGCTGATTGACTTTTTACAAAATAACTCAAACGCAAGCTTTCACGCAATTGAATCGAAGTATATTGAAAGTGTATTGGAAAGCCTCGATGAACTCTCAAGCTTAAGTATTAAAAAATATAAGCTAGATAGCAGTGTAAGTTATTTTAATTTACTGAAAAATTTTATTAAAACCAAAAATGTTGCGTTCCCATCAAACCCAACACAAGGTTTTCAGGTGCTTGGCAGTTTAGAAACAAGAAATTTAACATTCGATAGAGTTTTTTATTTGGGCGCAAACGAAGGTATAATACCAACTATACCAAAGCAAGATACGATTTTAACAGATGATATCAGAAAAATTCTAGGTCTATCAACATCAAAAGATAGGCTTGATATGCAGAGATACAGCTTCTTTAATCTTGTAAACAGTGCAGATGAAGTGTTTTTCTTTTATGAAACCGCACAAGACAAAAGTAAATCAAGGTTTTTGGAAGCAATTTTTTGGGAAATTCAAAAACAAGAAAAAAGTTTGGAAGTTCCAAAAGAAGACGATGCATTATTAGATGTAACATTTAGCCAAAGCAAACCACTAAAGATAGAAAATTCTCAAAAAGCAAGACAAATATTAAATAGCGACGACTTTTATTTTTCTGCTTCAGCCATAGATACCTTTTTAAACTGCAAGGCAAAGTTTTATTTTTCATATATTTTAAGGTTAAGCGAAGTTTCTTTTGAAGAAGATTTAGATGCAATGGCTATAGGCACCCTATCCCACAAGATTTTATATAATTACTTTAAGGATTATGAGGGGAAAGCATATGCCCCAAATAGTTTGGTTTCTGAATTAGAAAAAATATATATGTTGGTAGATAATGAGATTCTTTCGCCTTCAAAATCCATCTGGCTGCAAAAAGAACAAGTTAAATACGCAATAAAGCGTTTTTTTAGGCACAATTTTAAAGATATAGATCAAAGGCTTGTGCAACACTTAGAATTTCCTCTAAAGATGGATATTGAGGTTAATGGTAAAGTGTATCACATAAAAGGCAGGTTAGATAAAATAGATAGTGAAAATGGCACAACTATAATAGTGGATTACAAAACCGGTATACTAAAAGAACCAAATATTGATTTCGTGCCATCAATGGATAATAAAAGTCAATGGTTAAGCAAAATAAAGTCTTTTCAGCTTCCTATATACGCACTTTTGGTTAATGACATTTTAAATGCTAAAGATATAAAATTTGAGTTTTGGAGCTTAAAGGATTCTCAAATCAAGCGTTTTAAGGTTAATAGCGAGTTGCTTGAAGCTTATAAAGACACACTAAGATTTATAATAAATGAGATTGTTTCTTGCGAGTTTTTTGAGTGTACAGACGAAGATATTGAAAATAAATGTGTCAATTGTCCATACAAAGTTATATGCTCACGCCATTTTGTAACAAAAAAATGGTAG